A segment of the Leclercia adecarboxylata genome:
GCATGTTTTGTGCACTGATATCTCCCGCGACGGCACGCTGGCCGGTTCTAACGTGTCGCTGTATGAAGAGGTCTGTGCCCGTTATCCGCAGGTGGCGTTCCAGTCATCCGGCGGCATTGGTGATTTGAATGATATTGCCGCCCTGCGCGGGACTGGTGTACGTGGGGTCATCGTTGGGCGCGCCCTGCTGGAAGAAAAATTTACGGTTAAGGAGGCGATTCAATGCTGGCAAAACGGATAATTCCTTGTCTCGACGTGCGTAATGGTCAGGTCGTAAAAGGCGTGCAGTTTCGCAACCACGAGATTATCGGCGATATCGTTCCCCTGGCAAAACGCTATGCGGAGGAAGGTGCGGATGAGCTGGTCTTCTACGATATTACCGCCTCAAGCGATGGCCGTGTGGTGGATAAAAGCTGGGTCGCGCGCGTTGCGGAAGTGATTGATATTCCTTTCTGCGTAGCGGGTGGGATTAAATCGGCAGACGACGCGTCAAAGATCCTCTCCTTCGGCGCCGACAAAATTTCCATTAACTCCCCTGCCCTGGCCGATCCTGAGCTCATCACCCGTCTGGCCGATCGTTTTGGCGTACAGTGTATCGTGGTCGGGATTGATACCTGGTTTGACGACGCCACCGGCAAATATCACGTCAATCAATATACCGGCGATGAGAGCCGTACCCGCGTCACCCAGTGGGAGACGCTGGACTGGGTGCAGGAAGTGCAGAAGCGCGGCGCGGGTGAGATCGTGCTGAACATGATGAACCAGGATGGCGTACGTAACGGCTATGACCTGGCGCAGCTGAAAAAAGTGCGCGAGGTATGCCATGTGCCGCTGATCGCCTCTGGCGGCGCGGGTACGATGGAGCACTTCCTTGAAGCCTTCCGCGATGCCGACGTTGACGGCGCGCTAGCGGCCTCGGTGTTCCACAAGCAGATTATTAATATTGGTGAGTTAAAAACGTTCCTGGCAAATCAGGGCGTGGAGATCAGGGTATGTTAACAGAGCAACAACGTGCGCAGCTGGACTGGGAAAAAACTGACGGCTTAATGCCGGTGGTCGTGCAGCACGCGGTATCCGGTGAAGTGCTGATGCTGGGTTATATGAATCAGGACGCGCTGGCGAAGACCATCGACAGCGGCAAAGTGACCTTTTTCTCGCGCACTAAACAGCGTCTGTGGACCAAGGGCGAAACCTCCGGCCATTTTCTGAACGTGGTCAGCATCACCCCGGACTGCGATAACGATACCTTGCTGGTACTGGTGAACCCAATCGGGCCGACCTGCCATCTGGGCACCAGCAGCTGCTTTGGCGATGCCAGCCACCAGTGGCTGTTCCTGTATCAGCTGGAACAACTGCTGGCCGAGCGCAAAACTGCCGACCCGGAAAGCTCCTACACTGCGAAGCTCTATGCCAGCGGCACCAAGCGCATAGCGCAGAAAGTGGGCGAAGAAGGCGTAGAGACAGCCCTGGCCGCGACCGTTAACGACCGGGCTGAGCTGACAAATGAAGCCTCTGACCTGATGTATCACCTGCTGGTGCTGCTGCAGGATCAGGACCTGGATTTAACGACGGTGATTGAGAATCTGCGACAGCGACACAAATAAAAAAACCGGGGAAACCCGGTTTTTTTTAGCTGTTACGCCCTGCTCTGATAATTGCTTAGGGCATTGCGTCCTAACACAATGCCAGAGCCGATAATCCCGCCCAGCAGTACCGCCAGAACCAGCACTAATGAACGTTTGGGGCTATCACGATGAATCGGCAGATCCGGCTTCATAACATAGCGATACGCATGAATTGACGCCGGGTCGATTTTCAGCTTCTGAATATCCAGCAATTTCTGTTTATTCTGGTAGTAACTGTCGGACAGCGTTAATGGACGCGAAGATTCATGGGCGATCATGGATTGCAACGCTTCGGTACCTAACAGGAACATCGTTTCCTGAGTAACATCCTGCGTTTGTTGGATTTTAGGAGTGGTAATGTTTGCCGCCTCAGCATACTTCAATGCTTCGGCAACTTGCTTGATACGCAAATCTTTCTGCTCCTGAGCAATCGTCTCTTGGTTACTCAGTACATCCTTTAAGCTAATGACTTGCTGTTTGATGTTATCGTTAAGATCAACTTCAAGCTCTTTTTGAATTTGTTCATCAACCTGCTGAATATATTGCGCCACCTGCTTTTGAGCCGCTTCGGCCGAACTACTCACATATTTGATACTTAAAGGGATATCCTGGCCTTTTACCGTAGGCTCGATAGTCAGCTTTTCAGCGTCAGCCCTGTTTTCCAGCGTCTGGGATAATGCGGAGAAAGAGGCATTATAGCGAGTGATCACGCTCACCTGAATATCGGTTAATTTCGGCGCATTACTACCATAAAGGATATTTAGCGCGTTGCTGTAATTGCCAATTTGGGCTGCATCAGGTTGGGTGATGATCGCGGTAGATGTCCACTTCTCTTTGGCAAAAGCCAGGTAGGCACCGGCAACCACTAGAGCGATAACGACAAACGCAGCGATTAACCATTTCCCACGCCACAGCTGTACCAAAAGATCAATCAAATCAATCTGCTCAGGGTCACTGCTTCGCGTGACCACGTTATTGTTGTTCTGCGTCATATAATCCTTAGAAGGCCAAAAAGCGCAAATAATAAAGTTTCAGATATAGTTTATCGATTGTTGACGGATTTTCTATAGGAATCCGATTAGCCATATCGAAAATATGATGTTTGGGAACCCTGCGCATCGCGTTATCATACCTTAAATCCGGTGTTTAACGCACCGGGCATGATAAGTAACAGATGAGGACAGTTATGAAATTTCTGGTCACTGGCGCAGCAGGCTTTATCGGCGCACATGTCAGCAAGCGGCTGCTGGACGCCGGGCATCAGGTTGTGGGTATTGACAACCTCAATGACTATTACGATGTGAACCTGAAGCAGGCGCGTCTTGATCTGCTAACATCCGCGCACTTTACTTTCCATAAGCTTGATCTGGCAGATCGTGAAGGTATGGCTGCTCTCTTCGCTGCGGAAAAATTTGATCGCGTGATCCATCTCGCCGCTCAGGCGGGCGTACGTTATTCCCTGGACAACCCACATGCCTATGCCGAAGCCAATCTGGTAGGTCATCTGAACGTGCTGGAAGGCTGTCGTCATAATAAGGTGCAACACTTGCTATATGCATCTTCAAGCTCCGTTTACGGACTAAACCGTAAGATGCCTTTCTCTACCGACGATTCCGTTGATCATCCGGTATCGCTGTATGCCGCGACTAAAAAAGCTAACGAACTGATGTCGCACACCTACTCGCATCTGTATGGACTGCCAACGACCGGCCTGCGCTTCTTTACCGTATATGGCCCCTGGGGCCGTCCCGACATGGCGCTGTTTAAATTCACCAAAGCCATGGTGGAAGGAAAAAGCATTGACGTTTATAACTTCGGTAAGATGAAGCGCGACTTTACCTATATCGATGATATTGCCGAAGCGATTGTTCGCCTGCAGGATGTGATCCCGCAGGCTGACAGCGAGTGGACCGTTGAATCAGGCTCCCCGGCCACCAGTTCCGCCCCTTATCGTGTCTATAATATCGGTAACAGCTCGCCTGTCGAACTGATGGATTACATCACGGCGCTGGA
Coding sequences within it:
- the hisIE gene encoding bifunctional phosphoribosyl-AMP cyclohydrolase/phosphoribosyl-ATP diphosphatase HisIE; the encoded protein is MLTEQQRAQLDWEKTDGLMPVVVQHAVSGEVLMLGYMNQDALAKTIDSGKVTFFSRTKQRLWTKGETSGHFLNVVSITPDCDNDTLLVLVNPIGPTCHLGTSSCFGDASHQWLFLYQLEQLLAERKTADPESSYTAKLYASGTKRIAQKVGEEGVETALAATVNDRAELTNEASDLMYHLLVLLQDQDLDLTTVIENLRQRHK
- the wzzB gene encoding LPS O-antigen chain length determinant protein WzzB — protein: MTQNNNNVVTRSSDPEQIDLIDLLVQLWRGKWLIAAFVVIALVVAGAYLAFAKEKWTSTAIITQPDAAQIGNYSNALNILYGSNAPKLTDIQVSVITRYNASFSALSQTLENRADAEKLTIEPTVKGQDIPLSIKYVSSSAEAAQKQVAQYIQQVDEQIQKELEVDLNDNIKQQVISLKDVLSNQETIAQEQKDLRIKQVAEALKYAEAANITTPKIQQTQDVTQETMFLLGTEALQSMIAHESSRPLTLSDSYYQNKQKLLDIQKLKIDPASIHAYRYVMKPDLPIHRDSPKRSLVLVLAVLLGGIIGSGIVLGRNALSNYQSRA
- a CDS encoding NAD-dependent epimerase; translated protein: MKFLVTGAAGFIGAHVSKRLLDAGHQVVGIDNLNDYYDVNLKQARLDLLTSAHFTFHKLDLADREGMAALFAAEKFDRVIHLAAQAGVRYSLDNPHAYAEANLVGHLNVLEGCRHNKVQHLLYASSSSVYGLNRKMPFSTDDSVDHPVSLYAATKKANELMSHTYSHLYGLPTTGLRFFTVYGPWGRPDMALFKFTKAMVEGKSIDVYNFGKMKRDFTYIDDIAEAIVRLQDVIPQADSEWTVESGSPATSSAPYRVYNIGNSSPVELMDYITALEEALGIEADKNLMPIQPGDVLETSADTTALYDVIGFKPQTSVKEGVKNFVDWYREFYKV
- the hisF gene encoding imidazole glycerol phosphate synthase subunit HisF, with protein sequence MLAKRIIPCLDVRNGQVVKGVQFRNHEIIGDIVPLAKRYAEEGADELVFYDITASSDGRVVDKSWVARVAEVIDIPFCVAGGIKSADDASKILSFGADKISINSPALADPELITRLADRFGVQCIVVGIDTWFDDATGKYHVNQYTGDESRTRVTQWETLDWVQEVQKRGAGEIVLNMMNQDGVRNGYDLAQLKKVREVCHVPLIASGGAGTMEHFLEAFRDADVDGALAASVFHKQIINIGELKTFLANQGVEIRVC